From Amphiura filiformis chromosome 20, Afil_fr2py, whole genome shotgun sequence, a single genomic window includes:
- the LOC140142662 gene encoding kelch repeat and BTB domain-containing protein 2-like isoform X1: MATSVQDQCVKQMGDPSHLSHLSSGLNQLRHQAAFCDVTIIVGDQGFPAHKAVLSCASDYFQGMFSSGFQESTMSEIIVPGTEESFVQILDFYYTGHFTLSLTTVTGIIKMACYMVLTTAVQLCAEYLKNVKDKLPVEDCFEIWSIASNHNSLSEVAQIYRSHVVQNFLKCVKSEVFLENSSASVMMEILSDEEIETDTVTEEHILQGTVMWLKYDWEQRKAHAVDLLKKIRLGLVPVDRLLQIHDDELLAIPACKDMVKMVVKLSDIMDIASPQVIKSHPDLFATRNTITSVLHVNHGINHDGYKLGSGISIECRTETACYKLTKFADFPSKFTYQESDDLTNGVGLLVSDAGHLYGGGGKEFASFSTTPERLESHYKCLSENNFFRYNSEKNEWNVLPPMLKIRHLHQLIQLDEFIYSIGSTENAQLMNSVMEKYSFSSNKWEIVRDELGFMAVHVVIVNGYLLIKGIMCHGEQTSRIEVVKVALYKPAKDEWWDVHISPVRQLEQWSFFAEVDNICYLVITDSPKIKKVLCDFESDRPSIRIAETVKKSTDKCTYMKIKEALQSIGEFTFDKHKVGMIPMECSCKPHTENGVNKHR; this comes from the coding sequence ATGGCAACATCAGTTCAAGACCAGTGTGTAAAGCAAATGGGAGACCCATCCCATTTGTCTCATCTCTCATCAGGACTTAACCAGTTAAGGCATCAGGCTGCCTTCTGTGATGTCACCATCATTGTTGGAGATCAAGGATTTCCTGCTCACAAAGCAGTTCTAAGCTGTGCAAGTGATTACTTCCAAGGAATGTTCTCATCAGGGTTTCAGGAGAGTACAATGAGTGAAATAATTGTTCCTGGAACTGAAGAAAGCTTCGTCCAAATCTTGGACTTTTACTACACAGGGCACTTCACTCTCTCATTAACAACAGTCACAGGTATTATCAAAATGGCCTGTTACATGGTTTTGACCACAGCTGTACAGTTGTGTGCAGAGTACCTGAAAAATGTCAAAGATAAGCTCCCAGTGGAAGACTGTTTTGAGATCTGGTCAATCGCAAGCAATCATAACAGTCTTTCAGAAGTTGCACAGATATACAGAAGCCATGTTGTCCAGAACTTTCTGAAGTGTGTTAAATCAGAGGTATTTCTGGAGAATTCTTCTGCAAGTGTCATGATGGAGATCTTAAGTGATGAGGAAATAGAAACAGACACCGTGACTGAGGAACATATTCTGCAAGGAACAGTGATGTGGCTGAAGTATGATTGGGAGCAGCGCAAGGCCCATGCTGTTGATCTCCTGAAGAAGATACGTCTTGGTTTGGTGCCAGTTGACAGACTCCTGCAGATCCATGATGATGAGTTGTTAGCCATTCCAGCGTGCAAGGACATGGTGAAGATGGTTGTGAAGTTAAGTGATATCATGGATATCGCTTCACCCCAAGTGATAAAGAGTCACCCAGACTTATTTGCAACCAGAAACACAATCACATCTGTATTACATGTAAAtcatggtataaatcatgatgGGTATAAGTTGGGGTCAGGTATTTCTATTGAATGTAGAACTGAAACAGCATGTTACAAGCTCACCAAATTTGCTGATTTTCCTAGCAAATTTACATATCAAGAATCAGATGATCTGACAAATGGTGTTGGATTATTGGTTTCTGATGCAGGTCATTTGTATGGCGGAGGAGGCAAGGAATTTGCATCGTTTAGCACAACACCAGAACGTCTAGAAAGTCATTACAAGTGTCTGTCTGAAAACAATTTCTTCCGGTACAATTCTGAGAAGAATGAATGGAATGTGCTCCCACCGATGCTTAAGATTCGTCATTTGCATCAATTGATTCAGCTAGatgaatttatttattcaattGGTTCAACTGAAAATGCCCAATTAATGAACAGCGTAATGGAGAAATATAGTTTCTCCAGTAACAAGTGGGAAATCGTTAGAGATGAGCTCGGCTTTATGGCAGTTCATGTTGTAATAGTTAATGGATATCTGTTGATCAAAGGAATTATGTGTCACGGTGAACAAACGTCAAGAATAGAAGTTGTAAAGGTTGCACTGTATAAACCAGCCAAAGATGAATGGTGGGATGTTCATATTTCACCTGTCAGACAGTTGGAACAATGGTCATTCTTCGCAGAAGTTGACAATATCTGTTACCTAGTAATCACAGACTCACCCAAAATAAAGAAGGTTCTTTGTGACTTTGAAAGTGACAGGCCTTCAATTAGGATTGCAGAGACTGTAAAAAAAAGTACTGATAAATGTACATACATGAAAATTAAAGAAGCACTCCAGAGTATTGGTGAATTCACATTTGACAAACACAAAGTTGGCATGATACCAATGGAGTGCAGTTGTAAACCCCACACAGAGAATGGAGTTAACAAACATAGATGA